In one window of Mesorhizobium sp. B2-1-1 DNA:
- the murJ gene encoding murein biosynthesis integral membrane protein MurJ — protein MSLVKKFATVASGTLMSRALGFGREMLMAAALGTGPVADAFNAAFQFPNTFRRLFAEGAFNAAFVPLFAKEIETHGTDGAKRFSEEVFGVLFTALLALTIAMELAMPLIVRYLVAPGFADTPGKFETTVTLATIMFPYLICMSLAAMMAGMLNSLRRYFAAAIAPAFLNIILISVLGYAWYHGLDAHAVGFSLSWGVLAAGLVQLAIVWVAVRNAGISIGFRRPKMTPNVKRLLILALPAAITGGITQINQLIGTAIASAQDSAVSSLAYADRVYQLPLGVVGVAVAIVLLPELSRALKSGNLIEAANLQNRSVEFTLFMTLPAAVALWVMSEPIVRLVYERGAFATNHSTPVVAAILAIFGLGLPAFVLIKAFTPGYFAREDTRTPMIFAAISVAVNVATALTLFPRMGAPGIAVASAVAGWVNALMLLGVLIRRGHWGRDVPLLKRIPRLVLSAAVMGVALYFAEHWLSARLGSGSPLVVKATTLLGLVAGGALLYFVTAFASGGADFGMIRRNVKRGSGKATPPAVNAELDE, from the coding sequence ATGAGCCTCGTCAAGAAATTCGCTACGGTCGCTTCCGGCACGCTGATGAGCCGCGCGCTCGGTTTCGGCCGCGAGATGCTGATGGCGGCAGCACTGGGCACCGGACCGGTGGCCGACGCCTTCAACGCCGCCTTCCAGTTTCCCAACACCTTTCGCCGGCTGTTCGCCGAAGGCGCCTTCAACGCCGCCTTCGTGCCGCTGTTCGCCAAGGAGATCGAGACGCACGGCACCGACGGCGCCAAGCGCTTTTCAGAGGAAGTGTTCGGGGTGCTGTTCACGGCGCTGCTGGCGCTGACCATCGCCATGGAACTGGCGATGCCGCTGATCGTGCGCTACCTGGTGGCGCCGGGTTTCGCCGACACGCCGGGCAAGTTCGAGACGACCGTCACTCTGGCGACGATCATGTTCCCCTATCTCATCTGCATGTCGCTGGCCGCCATGATGGCGGGCATGCTGAATTCGCTACGCCGCTATTTCGCCGCGGCGATCGCGCCTGCCTTTCTCAACATCATCCTGATCAGCGTGCTTGGCTATGCCTGGTATCATGGGCTGGATGCGCATGCCGTCGGCTTCAGCCTGTCCTGGGGCGTTCTGGCGGCGGGCCTCGTGCAGCTCGCCATCGTCTGGGTGGCGGTTCGCAACGCCGGCATCTCGATCGGTTTCCGCCGGCCGAAGATGACGCCGAACGTGAAGCGGCTCCTGATCCTGGCGCTGCCGGCGGCGATCACCGGCGGCATCACCCAGATCAACCAGCTGATAGGCACCGCCATCGCCTCGGCGCAGGACAGCGCCGTCTCCTCGCTCGCCTATGCCGACCGCGTCTACCAGCTGCCACTTGGCGTGGTCGGCGTCGCCGTTGCGATCGTGCTGTTGCCGGAACTGTCGCGGGCGCTGAAGTCGGGCAATCTGATCGAGGCGGCCAATCTGCAAAACCGCTCGGTCGAATTCACCTTGTTCATGACCTTGCCGGCTGCGGTGGCGCTCTGGGTCATGTCTGAGCCGATCGTGCGGCTGGTCTATGAGCGCGGCGCGTTCGCCACCAACCATTCGACGCCTGTCGTGGCGGCGATCCTGGCGATCTTCGGGCTCGGCCTGCCGGCCTTCGTGCTGATCAAGGCGTTCACCCCGGGCTATTTCGCCCGCGAGGACACACGCACGCCGATGATCTTCGCCGCCATCTCGGTGGCGGTGAACGTCGCCACCGCGCTGACGCTGTTTCCGAGGATGGGCGCGCCCGGCATCGCCGTGGCCTCGGCGGTGGCCGGCTGGGTCAACGCGCTGATGCTGCTCGGGGTGCTGATCCGGCGCGGCCATTGGGGCCGCGACGTGCCTCTTTTGAAGCGCATTCCGCGTCTGGTGCTCTCGGCGGCGGTGATGGGCGTCGCCCTCTATTTCGCCGAACACTGGCTGAGCGCCAGGCTCGGCTCCGGCTCGCCGCTGGTCGTCAAGGCGACGACGCTGCTGGGGCTGGTGGCCGGCGGGGCGCTGCTCTACTTCGTCACGGCCTTTGCCAGCGGCGGCGCCGATTTCGGCATGATCCGGCGCAATGTGAAGCGCGGCTCAGGCAAGGCGACACCACCAGCCGTAAACGCCGAGCTGGACGAGTAG
- the trpS gene encoding tryptophan--tRNA ligase, whose translation MSAFKPLVFSGVQPTGNLHLGNYLGAIKKFVALQDTSDCIYCVVDLHSLTAQLVYDDLRDQTRSITAAFLASGIDPKKHIVFNQSRVMQHAELAWIFNCVARIGWMNKMTQFKDKAGKDRENASLGLLAYPSLMAADILLYRATHVPVGEDQKQHLELTRDIAQKFNNDFSDRIAGLDVGVEMRVGEETVNGYFPITEPVIGGPAARIMSLRDGSKKMSKSDPSDLSRINLTDDADAISKKIRKAKTDPEALPSEVDGLATRPEAENLVGIYAGLADISKEAVLKEFGGQQFSVFKPALADLAVEKLAPVAAEMRRISDDRAYVDAVLRDGGERAGVLAEATMKTVRDIIGLLQD comes from the coding sequence ATGTCCGCCTTCAAGCCACTCGTCTTCTCCGGCGTCCAGCCGACCGGCAATCTGCATCTTGGCAACTATCTCGGCGCCATCAAGAAATTCGTCGCTCTGCAGGACACGTCCGATTGCATCTACTGCGTCGTCGACCTGCATTCGCTGACGGCCCAGCTGGTCTATGACGATCTCAGGGACCAGACGCGCTCCATCACGGCGGCATTCCTGGCCTCCGGCATCGATCCGAAGAAGCACATCGTGTTCAACCAGTCGCGGGTGATGCAGCACGCCGAGCTCGCCTGGATTTTCAACTGCGTGGCGCGCATCGGCTGGATGAACAAGATGACGCAGTTCAAGGACAAGGCCGGCAAGGACCGCGAGAACGCCTCGCTGGGACTGCTTGCCTATCCCTCGCTGATGGCAGCCGACATCCTGCTCTACCGCGCCACCCATGTGCCGGTGGGCGAGGACCAGAAGCAGCATCTGGAACTGACGCGCGACATCGCCCAGAAATTCAACAACGACTTCTCGGACCGCATCGCCGGTCTTGACGTCGGCGTCGAGATGAGGGTAGGCGAGGAGACGGTGAACGGCTATTTCCCGATCACCGAGCCGGTCATCGGCGGGCCGGCGGCGCGCATCATGTCGCTGCGCGACGGCTCCAAGAAGATGTCGAAGTCGGACCCGTCTGATCTGTCGCGCATCAATCTGACCGACGATGCCGACGCCATCTCCAAGAAGATCCGCAAGGCCAAGACCGATCCGGAAGCCTTGCCGAGTGAAGTGGACGGCCTCGCCACCCGGCCGGAAGCGGAAAACCTGGTCGGCATTTATGCGGGCCTTGCCGACATATCGAAAGAGGCGGTGCTGAAGGAGTTCGGCGGCCAGCAGTTTTCGGTGTTCAAGCCGGCACTGGCCGACCTGGCGGTCGAAAAACTGGCTCCCGTCGCCGCCGAAATGCGCCGCATTTCCGATGACCGCGCCTATGTCGACGCGGTACTGCGGGACGGCGGCGAGCGCGCCGGCGTGCTGGCCGAAGCGACGATGAAGA